Proteins encoded by one window of Moorella humiferrea:
- a CDS encoding ATP-binding cassette domain-containing protein, translated as MNLSRVFNIKRQKITALDNVSLEVKEGEFVTILGPSGCGKSTLLRIIAGLAEATSGQVYKDGRLIQGPGADRGMVFQSYTLFPWLTVRQNIEFGLTLKGMAEARRREIVDHYLEIIGLTPFADAYPKNLSGGMKQRVAIARALANDPDILLMDEPFGALDAQTRLVMQELLLKVWEESRKTILFVTHDVEEAIFLGDTVYIMTARPGRLKAQIPIPLARPRTPEMKNTRVFLELKTRILDQIREESLKAANMVPVE; from the coding sequence ATGAACTTATCCAGGGTATTCAACATCAAACGGCAAAAGATTACCGCCCTGGACAATGTTTCTTTAGAAGTTAAAGAAGGAGAATTTGTAACCATTCTCGGTCCTTCCGGGTGCGGTAAATCCACTTTGTTGCGGATAATAGCCGGACTTGCCGAAGCCACTAGCGGGCAGGTGTATAAAGACGGACGTTTAATTCAAGGGCCGGGGGCAGACCGGGGTATGGTTTTCCAGAGCTATACCCTCTTCCCCTGGCTGACGGTACGCCAGAATATTGAGTTCGGCCTTACCCTGAAGGGGATGGCGGAAGCCCGCCGCCGGGAAATCGTTGATCATTATCTGGAAATTATCGGTCTCACGCCCTTTGCCGATGCATATCCCAAAAACCTTTCCGGCGGTATGAAACAGCGTGTGGCTATCGCCCGGGCCCTGGCCAACGATCCGGACATTCTCCTTATGGATGAGCCCTTCGGAGCCCTTGATGCCCAAACGCGCCTGGTTATGCAGGAGCTGCTTTTAAAGGTTTGGGAGGAAAGCAGGAAGACCATCCTTTTCGTAACCCACGACGTGGAAGAAGCTATTTTTTTAGGGGATACTGTATATATCATGACCGCTCGTCCTGGCCGCCTTAAAGCCCAAATACCCATCCCCCTTGCTCGTCCCCGAACTCCGGAAATGAAAAATACCAGGGTTTTTCTCGAACTGAAAACCCGTATCCTCGATCAAATCCGGGAAGAAAGCCTCAAGGCAGCCAATATGGTACCCGTAGAATAA
- a CDS encoding MFS transporter, whose protein sequence is MPLDNPALSTPHPRRWLILFAVMSAGIMGPIDGSVVNVALPTISKIFNVDLNTVGWVSMAYLLVLGSLILTYGRLGDMYGFRRILLWGIIIFTVASGICALAPNIWVLIFFRAIQAVGAGMFMAMGPAIVTSVFPANERGRALGTNGMIVATGLALGPTLGGLLITVAGWQAIFMINIPIGLFSYILCRQVVPEVEKLKPQRFDLMGAVLAFISLSAFLLAGSYGEEWGWTSPLTIILGIIFLVGIWAFIRWERRVEQPMLDLSLFRNKVFTAANFAALMNFMSQYAVIFLIPFFLQQILNYSPGKAGLILTASPLVTLLVAPISGALSDLVGTRRLAFLGQATVSATLFLMSRLQVTSQAFDIVWRLCLFGLGTGIFQSPNNSAVMGSVPRSRLGIGSGVLATVRNVGMVLGIAVSSGVFTWQRQAKLAILGPAGNTQAFMAGLKASFIVGACLAAAGAFASLVRGDNLLSKVN, encoded by the coding sequence ATGCCTTTAGATAATCCTGCCCTTTCTACCCCCCATCCCCGCCGATGGTTAATTCTCTTTGCCGTAATGAGTGCCGGTATAATGGGTCCCATAGATGGGAGTGTAGTAAATGTCGCCTTACCTACTATTAGCAAGATTTTCAATGTGGATTTAAACACGGTAGGTTGGGTATCCATGGCCTACCTTTTGGTTTTAGGAAGCTTAATCTTGACCTATGGACGCCTTGGCGATATGTATGGCTTTCGCCGGATACTTTTATGGGGAATCATAATATTTACCGTCGCCTCCGGTATTTGCGCTTTGGCCCCCAACATCTGGGTGCTTATCTTCTTTAGGGCCATTCAGGCAGTAGGTGCCGGTATGTTTATGGCTATGGGTCCAGCCATAGTAACATCGGTTTTTCCGGCCAATGAGCGTGGACGTGCTTTGGGTACAAATGGTATGATTGTTGCCACAGGTCTGGCCTTGGGTCCGACCCTCGGCGGTTTGCTTATTACTGTGGCCGGATGGCAGGCCATTTTCATGATAAATATACCCATCGGCCTCTTCAGCTATATCTTGTGCCGTCAAGTAGTACCGGAGGTAGAAAAACTTAAACCGCAACGTTTTGATTTAATGGGTGCCGTTTTGGCCTTTATTTCCTTGAGCGCTTTTTTACTGGCAGGTAGTTATGGTGAAGAATGGGGTTGGACTTCCCCGTTAACCATTATTTTGGGAATTATATTTCTCGTAGGCATTTGGGCCTTTATCCGCTGGGAACGACGGGTAGAGCAGCCTATGTTGGATTTAAGTCTATTTCGTAACAAGGTTTTTACAGCCGCTAACTTTGCAGCCCTAATGAACTTTATGTCCCAGTATGCAGTCATTTTCTTAATCCCCTTTTTCCTGCAGCAAATATTAAATTATTCTCCGGGAAAGGCCGGTTTAATTCTTACCGCGTCTCCCCTGGTGACGTTATTAGTGGCCCCTATCAGCGGAGCCCTATCGGACCTAGTGGGGACCCGCAGGCTGGCCTTTTTGGGACAGGCTACCGTAAGTGCCACCCTCTTTTTGATGTCAAGATTGCAGGTTACTTCCCAGGCCTTTGATATCGTTTGGCGCTTATGCCTTTTTGGTTTAGGGACAGGAATCTTTCAGTCACCTAATAACAGCGCGGTCATGGGTAGCGTTCCCCGTAGTCGTCTCGGTATAGGTTCCGGTGTTTTGGCAACTGTCCGCAACGTGGGCATGGTTTTGGGGATAGCTGTTAGCAGCGGTGTTTTTACCTGGCAGCGGCAGGCTAAATTGGCGATTCTCGGCCCGGCCGGAAACACCCAGGCTTTTATGGCGGGATTAAAAGCCTCCTTTATAGTAGGAGCCTGCCTGGCCGCTGCCGGGGCCTTCGCCTCCCTTGTAAGGGGTGATAATTTGCTGTCAAAGGTGAATTAA
- the acsC gene encoding acetyl-CoA decarbonylase/synthase complex subunit gamma: MALTGLEIYKQLPKKNCGECGTPTCLAFAMNLAAGKASLDSCPYVSDAAREALNAAAAPPIAKVILGSGASAVEMGDETELFRHDKRFYHETAIAVQVSDNLSEEELLAKVSAINELQFDRVGQHYTIQAIAVRHEAADAAAFKTAVNRVAGATQLNIILMADDAETMKPALMEVADRRPLLYAANLDNYEAMVSLAKDFNCPLAVYGNGLEELAGLVDKIVALGHKQLILDPGARETSRAIADFTQIRRLAIKKRFRSFGYPIIALTTAGDPLAEILQATNYICKYASLIVLRTAAKEHLLPLLSWRQNLYTDPQVPIRVEEKLNEIGAVNENSPVYVTTNFSLTYYSVAGEIESTKIPSYLLSVDTDGLSVLTAYADGKFEAEKIASVMKKVGLENKVKHRRIIIPGAVAVLKGKLEDLTGWEVLVGPREASGIIAFARAHLAS; encoded by the coding sequence ATGGCTTTAACGGGATTGGAAATTTATAAGCAGCTGCCTAAAAAAAATTGTGGTGAATGCGGTACGCCGACCTGCCTGGCCTTTGCCATGAATCTGGCAGCAGGCAAAGCCAGTCTTGACTCTTGCCCTTACGTTTCTGATGCCGCCCGCGAGGCCCTTAATGCCGCTGCCGCTCCACCCATAGCCAAGGTAATTTTGGGAAGCGGTGCGTCGGCGGTAGAAATGGGGGATGAAACTGAATTATTCCGCCATGATAAGCGTTTTTACCATGAAACGGCCATCGCCGTCCAGGTAAGCGATAATCTAAGCGAGGAAGAATTATTAGCCAAAGTTTCCGCCATCAATGAACTTCAGTTCGATCGTGTGGGACAGCATTATACCATCCAGGCCATTGCCGTCCGCCACGAAGCCGCCGATGCGGCCGCCTTTAAAACTGCCGTTAACCGTGTGGCGGGCGCCACCCAGTTAAATATCATCCTTATGGCCGACGATGCGGAAACAATGAAGCCAGCCCTGATGGAAGTCGCCGACCGCAGGCCGTTGTTATACGCCGCAAATTTAGACAATTATGAGGCCATGGTAAGCCTGGCCAAAGATTTCAATTGTCCCCTGGCGGTATATGGCAACGGCCTGGAAGAGTTGGCCGGACTGGTTGATAAAATCGTAGCCCTGGGTCACAAACAACTGATCCTCGATCCGGGGGCCAGGGAAACATCCCGCGCCATAGCCGATTTTACCCAAATCCGACGCCTGGCCATTAAAAAACGTTTCCGTTCCTTCGGTTATCCCATTATTGCCCTAACGACGGCAGGCGATCCCCTGGCGGAAATCCTCCAGGCTACAAATTATATCTGTAAGTATGCGAGCCTCATAGTTTTACGGACTGCAGCCAAAGAGCACCTGCTGCCCCTCCTTTCCTGGCGCCAGAACCTCTATACCGATCCGCAGGTGCCTATCCGGGTTGAAGAAAAGCTCAATGAAATCGGAGCCGTCAATGAAAATTCTCCCGTTTATGTGACTACCAACTTCTCGCTAACCTATTACTCCGTAGCAGGGGAAATCGAAAGCACAAAAATACCCAGCTACCTGCTGTCGGTAGATACCGACGGCCTGTCCGTATTAACAGCCTACGCTGACGGCAAGTTTGAAGCAGAGAAAATCGCCTCCGTCATGAAAAAGGTCGGGTTGGAAAATAAGGTTAAACATCGGCGCATTATTATCCCCGGAGCTGTAGCCGTCCTCAAGGGCAAGCTGGAAGATCTGACGGGTTGGGAGGTATTAGTCGGTCCTCGGGAAGCGAGCGGGATTATAGCCTTTGCCCGGGCCCACCTTGCCTCCTAA
- the cooS gene encoding anaerobic carbon-monoxide dehydrogenase catalytic subunit, with protein MPRFRDLTHTSRPSGAPRVMEPKSRERTVDPAALEMLAKSREDKVITAFDRFVAQQPQCKIGYEGVCCRFCMAGPCRIKASDGPGSRGICGASVWTIVARNVGLMLLTGAAAHSEHGNHIAHALVEMARGKTKDYSVKDEEKLKEVCRRVGLEVEGKGVMELAEELGEKALEDFRRLKGEGEATWLMTTITEGRREKFRTHNVVPYGIHASISELVNQAHMGMDNDPVNLIFSAIRVALADYTGEHIATDFSDILFGTPQPVVSEANMGVLDPDQVNFVLHGHNPLLSEIIVQAAREMEEEARAAGAKGINLVGICCTGNEVLMRQGIPLVTSFASQELAICTGAIDAMCVDVQCIMPSISAVAECYHTRIITTADNAKIPGAYHLDYQTATAMDNARTAIRMAIEAFKERKESNRPVFIPQIKNKVVAGWSLEALKQLLATQDAENPIRVLNKAILDGELAGVALICGCNNLKGFQDNSHLIVIKELLKNNVFVIATGCSAQGAAKAGLMDPANVETYCGDGLKSFLNRLSKAANIERGLPPVFHMGSCVDNSRAGDLLMAMADDLGVDTPKVPFVASAPEAMSGKAVAIGTWWVALGVPTHVGNMPPVEGSDLIYSILTQIASDVYGGYFIFEMDPYVAARKILDALEYRTWKLGVHKNVAERYDTKLCQGY; from the coding sequence ATGCCCCGGTTTCGCGATTTAACCCATACATCCAGGCCTTCTGGGGCCCCGCGGGTCATGGAACCCAAAAGCAGGGAGCGCACCGTCGATCCGGCCGCCCTGGAGATGCTGGCTAAAAGCAGAGAAGACAAGGTGATTACCGCCTTTGATCGCTTTGTCGCCCAGCAGCCCCAGTGCAAAATAGGGTACGAAGGTGTTTGCTGCCGGTTTTGTATGGCGGGGCCCTGTCGTATAAAAGCCAGCGATGGGCCTGGCAGTCGCGGCATCTGCGGCGCCTCCGTGTGGACCATCGTAGCCCGCAACGTAGGTTTAATGCTTCTTACCGGTGCCGCGGCTCACAGTGAACACGGTAATCACATTGCCCACGCTTTAGTAGAGATGGCCAGGGGAAAGACCAAGGATTATTCGGTTAAAGACGAAGAAAAACTTAAGGAAGTCTGCCGGCGCGTAGGGCTTGAAGTGGAAGGCAAAGGCGTTATGGAGCTTGCCGAAGAACTCGGCGAAAAAGCTCTGGAAGATTTCCGGCGCCTAAAAGGCGAAGGCGAAGCTACATGGCTGATGACTACCATCACCGAGGGCCGTCGGGAAAAATTCCGTACCCATAACGTTGTCCCCTATGGTATACATGCTTCTATCTCCGAACTGGTCAACCAGGCCCATATGGGTATGGACAACGATCCCGTTAACCTGATATTCAGCGCCATTCGCGTGGCCCTGGCCGATTATACCGGCGAACATATTGCCACCGATTTTTCCGATATCCTTTTCGGTACCCCCCAACCGGTCGTAAGCGAAGCCAATATGGGTGTACTGGACCCGGATCAGGTAAACTTTGTCCTGCACGGACATAATCCTTTGCTCAGCGAAATCATCGTCCAGGCGGCCAGGGAAATGGAGGAAGAAGCCAGGGCCGCCGGGGCCAAAGGAATCAACCTGGTAGGCATTTGCTGCACCGGTAACGAGGTTTTAATGCGCCAGGGTATACCTCTGGTCACCTCCTTTGCCTCCCAGGAACTGGCCATCTGTACCGGTGCCATTGACGCCATGTGCGTAGACGTCCAGTGTATTATGCCCTCCATCAGTGCCGTAGCAGAATGTTATCATACGCGGATTATCACAACAGCCGATAACGCCAAGATTCCCGGCGCCTATCACCTCGACTACCAGACGGCCACGGCAATGGATAATGCCCGGACTGCCATTCGCATGGCCATTGAAGCTTTTAAAGAACGCAAGGAAAGTAACCGTCCCGTCTTTATCCCCCAGATTAAAAATAAGGTGGTTGCCGGTTGGAGCCTGGAGGCCCTAAAACAGCTTTTAGCCACCCAGGACGCCGAAAATCCGATCCGTGTCCTCAACAAGGCCATCCTTGACGGTGAGCTGGCCGGAGTGGCCCTTATATGCGGTTGTAACAACCTGAAAGGCTTCCAGGATAACTCGCACCTAATTGTCATAAAAGAACTGTTAAAGAATAACGTGTTTGTAATCGCCACCGGATGTTCGGCCCAGGGAGCGGCCAAAGCCGGTCTAATGGATCCGGCCAATGTCGAAACTTATTGCGGTGACGGCCTTAAGTCTTTCTTGAACCGTCTGAGCAAAGCGGCCAATATTGAAAGGGGACTACCGCCAGTCTTCCATATGGGGTCATGCGTAGATAATTCCCGGGCCGGCGATCTCTTAATGGCCATGGCCGACGATTTGGGCGTTGATACGCCGAAGGTCCCCTTTGTTGCCTCGGCGCCGGAAGCAATGAGCGGTAAGGCGGTAGCCATCGGCACCTGGTGGGTAGCCCTGGGCGTACCTACCCATGTGGGCAACATGCCCCCGGTAGAAGGAAGCGATCTCATTTACAGCATACTGACGCAAATTGCCAGCGACGTTTACGGTGGTTACTTTATCTTTGAAATGGACCCATATGTGGCGGCCAGGAAGATCCTCGATGCCCTGGAGTACCGTACCTGGAAACTTGGCGTACACAAAAATGTTGCCGAACGTTATGATACAAAACTCTGCCAGGGTTATTAA
- a CDS encoding ASKHA domain-containing protein, with translation MNQYTVTFMPDNIAVQVDKGTNVLEAAQKAGIPIKSTCGGAGTCGRCLIKVKEGQIHFKGGHLSAEAREEGYFLACQTIIEGDVIVEVPPISLLGKHQVLLQDKGRLQDGLADLPASYSLDPHCEIATLHLKEPTLEENNSDLNRLLMTLRKEKGVEGRASLKFLQDLPEILRQAGWHVDVTLARADGRLLKVSPAGTGRCFGLAVDLGTTTIVVSLLDLLNGRRIGRNGNYNRQAIYGDDVISRVIHATGQPGGLEELRQAALTTISEITSSLLNKYGIAPAEVTVAAVAGNTIMSHLLLGVNPKYIRLQPYIPAANEWPDLTAGEIGLPINPLAPVYVFPSVASYVGGDIVAGVLFTRLAMEENLTLFIDIGTNGEMVLGNKDWLISCACSAGPAFEGSGITCGMRAMEGAIEGVNIDPQTFEVELDIIGGCRPAGLCGSGLIDCLAKLRRAGLIDRTGNFQEAVTPRLRSTDEGYEFVLAWGAESSHGKDIVITSADIKNLIRSKGAVFAGIQSLLKTVSLELDAIDKIIIAGGFGNYLSIPNAVEIGLLPDLPAEKYVFAGNTSLKGAELVLLSRQAWLDALELARKMTYIELSVGNLFMEEFVSALFLPHTQLELFPSVTEQTIPERGEL, from the coding sequence GTGAATCAGTATACCGTTACTTTTATGCCAGACAACATCGCCGTGCAGGTAGACAAAGGAACTAACGTCCTGGAGGCGGCCCAAAAAGCCGGCATACCCATAAAAAGCACTTGCGGCGGTGCCGGAACCTGTGGACGTTGCCTTATCAAGGTTAAGGAAGGACAGATTCACTTTAAAGGCGGACATCTTTCGGCAGAAGCACGGGAAGAAGGTTATTTCCTGGCCTGTCAGACGATTATCGAGGGCGACGTTATCGTTGAAGTCCCGCCAATTTCTTTACTCGGTAAACATCAGGTGCTCCTCCAGGACAAAGGGCGGCTGCAGGACGGGTTGGCTGATTTACCGGCTTCCTATTCCCTGGATCCCCACTGTGAAATAGCAACCCTGCACCTTAAAGAACCAACCCTGGAGGAAAACAACAGCGACCTCAACCGCCTGTTAATGACCCTCCGCAAGGAAAAAGGGGTAGAGGGGAGGGCAAGTTTAAAATTCTTGCAGGACCTGCCGGAGATACTGCGCCAGGCCGGGTGGCATGTTGATGTCACTTTAGCCAGGGCAGACGGTCGGCTTTTAAAGGTAAGCCCCGCCGGAACAGGTAGATGTTTCGGCCTGGCCGTTGATTTGGGAACTACTACGATAGTCGTTTCCCTCCTCGATCTATTAAACGGCCGGCGGATAGGTAGAAACGGCAACTATAATCGCCAGGCGATATACGGTGATGACGTTATATCGCGCGTTATCCACGCCACCGGCCAGCCCGGCGGTTTGGAAGAGCTCCGTCAAGCTGCCCTTACTACAATAAGTGAAATAACGAGTTCTTTATTAAACAAGTATGGGATCGCACCGGCAGAAGTTACGGTGGCGGCTGTCGCCGGCAATACCATCATGAGCCATTTGCTCCTCGGGGTAAATCCTAAGTATATACGCCTCCAACCCTATATACCGGCTGCCAACGAATGGCCGGACCTTACTGCCGGAGAAATCGGTCTGCCCATTAATCCCCTGGCTCCCGTTTATGTCTTTCCCAGCGTAGCCAGTTATGTCGGTGGTGATATCGTTGCTGGCGTCCTCTTTACCCGCCTTGCTATGGAAGAAAATTTGACGCTCTTTATCGATATCGGTACCAACGGAGAAATGGTTCTGGGGAATAAGGATTGGCTCATTTCCTGCGCCTGCTCGGCGGGACCTGCCTTTGAAGGAAGCGGGATAACCTGCGGTATGCGGGCCATGGAGGGAGCAATCGAAGGTGTCAACATCGATCCCCAAACCTTTGAAGTAGAACTGGACATAATCGGCGGCTGCCGACCGGCAGGTCTCTGCGGCAGCGGGCTCATCGACTGCCTGGCGAAACTGAGGCGTGCCGGCCTAATCGACCGGACGGGCAATTTCCAGGAGGCAGTTACCCCAAGATTGAGGTCTACCGATGAAGGGTACGAATTTGTTCTGGCCTGGGGAGCGGAAAGCAGCCACGGCAAAGATATAGTAATCACATCAGCCGATATTAAAAACCTAATACGCTCCAAGGGAGCCGTTTTCGCTGGTATCCAAAGTCTGCTTAAAACCGTTTCCCTCGAACTGGATGCCATCGATAAAATTATTATTGCTGGCGGTTTCGGCAACTACTTGAGCATTCCTAACGCCGTTGAAATCGGACTTCTACCCGATCTGCCTGCGGAAAAATACGTTTTTGCCGGCAACACTTCTTTGAAAGGCGCCGAGCTGGTCCTCCTTTCCAGGCAGGCATGGTTGGATGCCCTGGAACTGGCCAGAAAAATGACTTATATAGAGTTATCTGTAGGTAATTTATTTATGGAAGAATTTGTTTCGGCCCTGTTCCTGCCCCATACGCAGCTGGAGCTCTTCCCCTCTGTAACGGAACAAACAATTCCGGAAAGGGGGGAGCTATAG
- the acsB gene encoding acetyl-CoA decarbonylase/synthase complex subunit alpha/beta: MSDFDKIFEGAIPAGKEPVALFREVYHGAITATSYAEILLNQAIRTYGPDHPVGYPDTAYFLPVIRCYSGEEVRKLGDLPPILNRKRAQISPVLNFENARLAGEATWYAAEIIEALRYLKYKPEEPLLPEPWTGFIGDPVVRRYGIKMVDWTIPGEAIIMGRARDSKALAKIVKDLMGMGFMLFICDEAVEQLLEENVKLGVDYIAYPLGNFTQIVHAANYALRAGMMFGGVTPGLRDEQRDYQRRRIRAFVLYLGEHDMVKTAAAFGAIFTGFPVITDQPLPEDKQIPDWFFSVEDYDKIVQIAMETRGIKLTKIKLDLPINFGPAFEGESIRKGDMYVEMGGNRSPAFELVRTVPEGEITDGKIELIGPDIDQVPEGSVLPLGILVDIYGRKMQTDFEGVLERRIHDFINYGEGLWHTGQRNINWLRVSKDAVAKGFRFKHYGEILVAKMKEEFPAIVDRVQVTIFTEETKVKEYLALALEKYKERDDRMRGLTDEAVDTFYSCVLCQSFAPNHVCIVTPERVGLCGAVSWLDAKASYEINHAGPNQPIPKEGEIDPIKGIWKSVNDYLYTASNRTLEQVCLYTLMENPMTSCGCFEAIMAVVPECNGIMITTRDHTGMTPSGMTFSTLAGMIGGGVQTPGFMGIGRTYIISKKFIKADGGIARIVWMPKALKDFLREDFIQRSIEEGLGEDFIDKIADETIGTTVDEILPYLEEVGHPALSMEPII, encoded by the coding sequence ATGAGCGATTTTGATAAAATCTTTGAAGGTGCCATACCCGCGGGCAAAGAACCCGTTGCCCTTTTCCGTGAAGTTTATCATGGAGCCATCACCGCTACCAGCTATGCCGAGATCCTTTTAAATCAGGCAATCCGCACCTATGGTCCCGACCATCCCGTCGGATATCCCGATACAGCTTATTTTTTGCCCGTTATCCGCTGCTACAGCGGAGAAGAAGTCCGGAAACTGGGCGACCTGCCGCCCATCCTCAATCGCAAACGAGCCCAAATCAGCCCGGTGCTTAATTTCGAAAATGCCCGTTTGGCCGGAGAAGCCACCTGGTATGCGGCGGAAATCATCGAAGCACTGCGTTATTTAAAGTATAAACCGGAAGAACCATTACTCCCGGAGCCGTGGACCGGCTTTATCGGCGATCCCGTTGTCCGTCGTTACGGCATTAAAATGGTGGACTGGACCATCCCCGGTGAGGCCATTATAATGGGACGTGCCAGGGATTCGAAAGCCCTGGCGAAGATCGTCAAGGATCTTATGGGCATGGGTTTCATGCTATTCATCTGCGATGAAGCTGTAGAACAGTTGCTGGAAGAAAACGTCAAGTTGGGGGTTGATTATATAGCCTATCCCCTAGGCAATTTCACCCAAATAGTCCATGCCGCCAATTACGCCCTGCGGGCCGGAATGATGTTCGGCGGAGTGACGCCGGGCCTGCGCGATGAGCAGCGTGACTATCAGAGGCGCCGCATTCGTGCCTTCGTCCTTTATTTGGGCGAGCACGATATGGTAAAAACGGCGGCGGCCTTCGGCGCCATTTTCACCGGCTTCCCGGTAATTACCGACCAGCCTTTGCCAGAAGACAAGCAGATCCCCGATTGGTTCTTCAGTGTCGAAGACTATGATAAAATAGTACAGATCGCCATGGAGACCAGGGGAATTAAGCTCACCAAGATTAAACTCGATTTGCCCATCAACTTCGGCCCGGCCTTTGAGGGTGAGAGTATCCGCAAGGGCGATATGTATGTAGAGATGGGGGGTAACCGCAGCCCGGCCTTTGAATTGGTACGTACTGTTCCTGAAGGAGAAATTACCGACGGTAAAATTGAACTCATCGGACCAGACATCGACCAAGTACCGGAAGGCAGTGTTTTACCCCTGGGAATCCTGGTGGATATATACGGTCGTAAAATGCAAACCGACTTTGAAGGTGTCTTGGAGCGGCGGATCCACGATTTCATCAACTACGGCGAAGGTCTTTGGCACACCGGCCAGCGCAACATCAACTGGCTGCGGGTAAGTAAAGATGCCGTGGCCAAAGGGTTCCGTTTCAAGCATTATGGGGAAATCCTGGTAGCCAAAATGAAAGAAGAATTTCCAGCCATCGTCGACCGGGTGCAGGTGACCATTTTTACTGAAGAAACAAAAGTAAAGGAATACCTGGCCCTGGCCCTGGAAAAATACAAAGAGCGTGACGACCGCATGCGCGGCCTGACGGACGAAGCGGTAGATACATTCTATTCCTGCGTCCTGTGCCAATCCTTCGCCCCCAATCATGTCTGTATTGTTACCCCGGAGAGGGTGGGGTTATGCGGCGCCGTCAGCTGGCTGGACGCTAAAGCTTCTTATGAAATCAACCACGCCGGGCCCAATCAACCAATACCCAAGGAGGGAGAGATAGATCCAATTAAGGGTATTTGGAAGAGCGTCAACGACTACCTTTACACGGCTTCCAACCGCACCCTGGAACAGGTTTGTCTGTATACCCTCATGGAGAATCCCATGACCTCCTGCGGTTGCTTTGAGGCCATTATGGCCGTGGTGCCGGAGTGCAACGGCATTATGATTACCACCCGAGATCACACCGGGATGACACCGTCCGGCATGACGTTCTCCACCCTGGCCGGGATGATAGGCGGCGGTGTTCAAACCCCGGGCTTCATGGGAATCGGCCGCACCTATATTATCAGTAAAAAATTCATCAAGGCCGACGGGGGCATTGCCCGTATTGTGTGGATGCCCAAGGCTTTAAAGGATTTCCTCCGTGAGGACTTTATCCAGCGCAGTATTGAAGAAGGGCTGGGCGAAGATTTCATCGATAAAATCGCCGATGAAACCATCGGTACCACCGTTGATGAAATACTGCCTTACCTGGAAGAGGTAGGCCATCCCGCTTTGAGTATGGAGCCTATTATCTAA
- a CDS encoding AAA family ATPase — MKLAISGKGGVGKTTIAAALINFFAREGYVVYAVDADPDTSLGMVLGLPEESLGLLKPVVDMRELIAARTGGDGAFFSLNPDVDGFMDEYTIKRGNILFLKMGAIKPGGSTCYCRENAVLNAMINSLILKRKEMVVLDMGAGIEHLTRGTARGVDIMLIITEPTLVSIQTARVVQKLAGELGIKRIKFVGNKIRRPRDEEFILEHLPPEDVVALIPFQSEILDRAIGINEEPLIPSNIDDLAVELLSLMSPGHKGENRSSPVQFNENYMPRR, encoded by the coding sequence ATGAAATTAGCAATTTCCGGGAAGGGCGGTGTCGGAAAGACAACCATAGCCGCCGCTTTAATAAATTTTTTCGCCAGGGAAGGTTACGTGGTTTACGCCGTCGATGCCGACCCCGACACCAGTCTGGGTATGGTCCTGGGCCTCCCGGAAGAAAGTTTGGGTCTCCTTAAACCCGTCGTCGACATGCGGGAATTGATAGCCGCACGTACCGGCGGTGATGGCGCCTTTTTTTCCTTAAATCCTGATGTTGATGGTTTTATGGACGAATATACCATTAAAAGGGGAAATATCCTTTTTTTGAAAATGGGAGCCATTAAACCCGGTGGTTCTACCTGTTACTGCCGCGAAAATGCCGTCTTGAATGCCATGATAAACTCCCTAATCCTCAAACGTAAAGAAATGGTAGTTCTCGACATGGGTGCGGGCATCGAGCACTTAACCAGAGGTACGGCGCGCGGCGTAGATATCATGTTAATTATAACTGAACCGACTTTAGTAAGCATCCAGACAGCACGGGTCGTTCAAAAATTGGCAGGCGAACTCGGAATAAAACGGATAAAATTTGTCGGCAACAAAATACGCCGTCCCAGGGATGAAGAGTTTATCCTTGAACATCTTCCTCCGGAGGATGTTGTTGCCTTAATTCCTTTTCAATCTGAAATTTTAGACCGGGCAATCGGCATAAACGAAGAACCCCTTATTCCGTCAAATATTGACGATCTGGCCGTTGAGTTGTTAAGCCTGATGTCACCTGGGCATAAAGGGGAGAACCGGAGTTCCCCCGTGCAATTTAACGAGAACTATATGCCAAGGAGGTAA
- a CDS encoding RCKP-type rubredoxin-like domain-containing protein: protein MAVWQCSQCGYEKDARCKPRKCPECGAKDSFTKKDTSTP, encoded by the coding sequence GTGGCAGTCTGGCAGTGCAGTCAATGTGGTTATGAAAAGGACGCTCGCTGTAAGCCCCGTAAATGCCCTGAATGTGGCGCTAAGGATTCCTTCACCAAAAAAGATACCTCTACCCCTTAA